The Xanthobacter flavus genome includes a window with the following:
- a CDS encoding cysteine desulfurase family protein has product MPRRAYLDHNATSPLRPEARAALIAALDAGGNASSVHAEGRAARARIEAARAAVAALAGAPVRGVVFTSGATEAAALALHPAVEIAGRAKPCDVLLASAVEHPAVLKGHRFPSDALEILPVDGEGRLDLAALAEALARHRAAGRRAMLAVMAANNETGVIQPVSEVARLVHEADGIVFCDAVQAAGRIPLDMATLGADFLALSAHKIGGPPGVGALVAAGPDHRTAPLLSGGGQERNRRAGTENGPAIVGFGAAATAVKAALSAEAERLAALRDRLERAVLEGVPGMRVVGAGADRLPNTLMVTFAGLRAETLVIALDLAHVSISAGSACSSGKVGASQVLLAMGVPEDEAAGAIRLSLGWSSTIEDVDAAVEALKKAVPQLRSRASRAA; this is encoded by the coding sequence GTGCCGCGCCGCGCCTATCTCGATCACAACGCCACGAGCCCCCTGCGGCCCGAGGCCCGCGCCGCGCTGATCGCCGCGCTGGACGCCGGCGGCAACGCCTCGTCCGTCCATGCCGAAGGTCGCGCCGCGCGCGCCCGCATCGAGGCCGCCCGCGCGGCCGTCGCGGCGCTGGCCGGGGCGCCTGTGCGGGGCGTGGTCTTCACCTCCGGTGCCACCGAGGCGGCTGCGCTGGCGCTTCATCCGGCCGTCGAGATCGCCGGCCGGGCGAAGCCCTGCGACGTGCTGCTGGCGAGTGCTGTCGAACACCCGGCCGTGCTCAAAGGCCATCGCTTTCCGTCCGACGCCCTCGAAATCCTTCCGGTGGACGGCGAAGGCCGCCTCGATCTCGCGGCGCTGGCCGAGGCGCTTGCCCGCCATCGCGCCGCCGGGCGCCGCGCCATGCTTGCGGTGATGGCGGCCAACAACGAGACCGGCGTGATCCAGCCCGTTTCAGAAGTCGCACGGCTGGTGCATGAGGCCGATGGCATCGTCTTCTGCGACGCCGTGCAAGCGGCCGGCCGCATCCCGCTCGATATGGCGACGCTGGGCGCCGACTTCCTGGCGCTTTCCGCCCACAAGATCGGCGGCCCGCCCGGCGTCGGCGCGCTGGTGGCGGCGGGGCCGGACCATCGCACCGCGCCGCTTCTGTCCGGCGGCGGGCAGGAGCGCAACCGCCGCGCGGGCACCGAGAACGGGCCCGCCATCGTCGGCTTCGGCGCGGCCGCAACCGCCGTGAAGGCAGCGCTTTCCGCCGAGGCGGAGCGGCTCGCCGCGCTGCGTGACCGACTGGAACGGGCGGTGCTTGAGGGCGTTCCCGGTATGAGAGTGGTGGGCGCGGGTGCCGATCGCCTGCCAAACACCCTTATGGTCACTTTCGCCGGACTTCGGGCCGAGACACTGGTGATCGCGCTCGACCTTGCCCACGTAAGCATCAGTGCCGGCTCGGCGTGTTCCTCCGGGAAGGTCGGCGCCTCGCAGGTGCTGCTCGCCATGGGAGTGCCGGAGGACGAGGCGGCGGGCGCCATCCGCCTGTCGCTCGGCTGGTCGAGCACCATCGAGGATGTGGATGCCGCGGTCGAAGCCTTGAAAAAGGCGGTGCCGCAGCTGAGAAGCCGCGCTTCGCGCGCGGCGTAG
- the tyrS gene encoding tyrosine--tRNA ligase translates to MTSPSFRSDFLRTLHERGYIHQCSDLERLDAKAAEGPITAYIGFDATASSLHAGHLLSIMMLRTLQRTGHRPIALMGGGTTKIGDPSGKDEARKMLTDRQISDNIASIRKVFAQFLDFDGAPPRRHGGFARHQQQTNPLPSQDGADQSEPRASLLPAIMENNAAWLDELKYIPLLREVGPHFTINRMLTFDSVKLRLEREQPLTFLEFNYMILQAYDFVELNRRHGCILQMGGSDQWGNIVNGMELGRRMHGADLFALTTPLLTTSSGAKMGKTAGGAVWLDADLLSPYEYWQYWRNAGDADVERFLKLFTELPLDEIARLAALQGQEINIAKEVLATEATALLHGREAAEKAKETARTTFEQGALAVDLPTVELPRAKLEAGLPVANAFVEAGLVASTSEARRQIKGGGLRVNDAAVTDEKAMIDLAALTPEGVVKLSMGKKKHVLLKPV, encoded by the coding sequence ATGACTTCTCCCTCCTTCCGCTCCGATTTCCTGCGCACGCTTCACGAGCGCGGCTACATCCACCAGTGCTCGGACCTTGAGCGCCTCGATGCCAAGGCCGCGGAAGGGCCCATCACCGCCTATATCGGCTTCGACGCCACCGCATCGAGCCTGCATGCGGGGCACCTGCTCTCCATCATGATGCTGCGGACCCTCCAGCGCACCGGCCACCGGCCGATTGCGCTGATGGGCGGCGGCACCACCAAGATCGGCGACCCGTCCGGCAAGGACGAGGCCCGCAAGATGCTGACTGACCGCCAGATTTCGGACAACATTGCCTCCATCCGCAAGGTGTTCGCCCAGTTCCTCGACTTCGACGGCGCGCCACCGCGCCGGCACGGTGGATTCGCTCGCCATCAACAACAGACGAACCCGCTTCCGTCACAAGACGGCGCTGACCAAAGTGAACCTCGTGCCTCGCTCCTGCCCGCCATCATGGAGAACAACGCGGCCTGGCTGGATGAGCTGAAATACATCCCCCTCCTGCGCGAGGTGGGGCCGCATTTCACCATCAACCGGATGCTGACCTTCGATTCGGTGAAGCTCAGGCTGGAGCGCGAGCAGCCGCTCACCTTCCTCGAATTCAACTACATGATCCTGCAGGCCTATGACTTCGTCGAACTGAACCGGCGCCACGGCTGCATCCTGCAGATGGGCGGCTCCGACCAATGGGGCAACATCGTCAACGGCATGGAGCTGGGCCGCCGCATGCACGGCGCCGACCTCTTCGCGCTCACGACGCCGCTGCTCACCACCTCCTCCGGCGCCAAGATGGGCAAGACCGCCGGCGGCGCCGTGTGGCTCGATGCCGACCTGCTCTCGCCTTATGAGTACTGGCAGTACTGGCGCAACGCCGGCGATGCGGACGTGGAGCGCTTCCTCAAGCTCTTCACCGAGCTGCCGCTGGACGAGATCGCCCGCCTCGCCGCGCTTCAAGGCCAGGAGATCAACATCGCCAAGGAGGTGCTCGCCACCGAGGCGACCGCGCTCCTGCACGGCCGCGAGGCCGCCGAGAAGGCCAAGGAGACCGCCCGCACCACCTTCGAGCAGGGTGCGCTGGCCGTGGACCTGCCCACCGTCGAGCTGCCCCGCGCGAAGCTGGAGGCGGGCCTGCCCGTCGCCAACGCCTTCGTGGAGGCCGGCCTCGTCGCCTCCACCAGCGAGGCGCGCCGCCAGATCAAGGGCGGCGGGCTCCGGGTGAACGATGCCGCTGTCACCGACGAGAAGGCGATGATCGACCTTGCCGCGCTCACACCCGAGGGGGTGGTGAAGCTCTCCATGGGCAAGAAGAAGCACGTGCTGCTGAAGCCGGTGTGA
- a CDS encoding alpha/beta hydrolase: protein MPEVIFPGEKGRLEGRYQPAKTRNAPIAIILHPHPQFGGTMNNPVVYNLYYQFVNRGFSVLRFNFRGVGRSQGSFDHGTGELSDAAAALDWAQSVNPDARACWIAGFSFGAWIGMQLLMRRPEVEGFISIAAPANLYDFSFLAPCPSSGLFVHGDKDAVVPTTAVQTLVEKLKTQKGIVIEQQVVPGANHFFDGKTEELMGVVGTYLDKRLPGTRKDSAA from the coding sequence ATGCCAGAAGTGATCTTCCCCGGCGAAAAGGGGCGCCTCGAAGGCCGCTACCAGCCCGCCAAGACCCGCAACGCGCCCATTGCCATCATCCTTCATCCCCACCCGCAGTTCGGCGGGACGATGAACAATCCGGTGGTGTACAATCTCTATTATCAGTTCGTGAACCGCGGCTTCTCGGTGCTGCGCTTCAACTTCCGGGGCGTCGGCCGCTCGCAGGGCTCGTTCGACCACGGCACGGGCGAGCTTTCGGACGCCGCCGCGGCGCTCGACTGGGCGCAGTCGGTGAACCCGGACGCCCGCGCCTGCTGGATCGCCGGCTTTTCCTTCGGCGCGTGGATCGGCATGCAGTTGCTGATGCGCCGCCCGGAGGTGGAGGGCTTCATCTCCATCGCCGCGCCGGCGAACCTCTACGACTTCTCCTTCCTCGCCCCCTGCCCCTCCTCCGGCCTGTTCGTCCATGGCGACAAGGACGCGGTGGTGCCCACCACGGCGGTGCAGACGCTGGTGGAGAAGCTGAAGACGCAGAAGGGCATCGTCATCGAGCAGCAGGTGGTGCCTGGCGCCAACCACTTCTTCGACGGCAAGACCGAGGAATTGATGGGCGTGGTCGGCACCTATCTCGACAAGCGCCTCCCCGGCACCCGCAAGGACAGCGCCGCCTGA
- a CDS encoding anhydro-N-acetylmuramic acid kinase, with the protein MRVVGLMSGTSMDGIDAALIETDGETVAWLGPSITRPIDARTRALLVTAMEDARGVNHRDDRPGALAEAERRITDLHAEAVRALLEPLRLTPGDIDLVGFHGQTVIHRPDARLTVQIGEGQRLATALGIPVVADFRAADVAAGGQGAPLVPVFHQALVRRLTLPQPVAVLNVGGVANVTVIDGDAPPIACDTGPGNALIDDFLKERTGVPFDADGRAAAAGQVDEARVAAVLEDSFFRQPPPKSLDRNAFRRAAGERMGLAGLSLEDGAATLTALTAASVAAVVPFLPRPPAVWIVAGGGARNPTLLAMLAQRLGAEVRTADKVGWSGDALEAHAFGYLAARSLRGLPLTFPTTTGVAAPMTGGVLFRP; encoded by the coding sequence ATGCGTGTCGTCGGGCTGATGAGCGGCACCTCCATGGACGGCATCGACGCAGCCTTGATCGAGACGGATGGCGAAACCGTCGCCTGGCTCGGCCCCTCCATCACCCGGCCCATCGATGCCCGGACCCGCGCCCTCCTCGTCACCGCCATGGAGGACGCGCGCGGCGTGAACCATCGCGACGACCGGCCGGGCGCGCTGGCGGAAGCCGAGCGGCGCATCACCGATCTCCACGCCGAGGCCGTGCGGGCGCTGCTGGAGCCGCTGCGGCTCACGCCCGGTGACATCGACCTCGTGGGCTTCCATGGCCAGACGGTCATCCACCGGCCGGATGCGCGCCTCACCGTGCAGATCGGCGAGGGCCAGCGGCTGGCCACGGCGCTCGGCATCCCGGTGGTCGCTGATTTCCGGGCGGCGGACGTGGCGGCGGGCGGGCAGGGGGCGCCGCTGGTGCCGGTCTTCCATCAGGCGCTGGTGCGCCGGCTCACCCTGCCGCAGCCGGTGGCGGTGCTGAACGTGGGCGGGGTCGCCAATGTCACGGTGATCGACGGCGACGCCCCGCCGATTGCCTGCGACACCGGGCCGGGCAACGCGCTGATCGACGATTTTCTGAAAGAGCGAACCGGCGTTCCCTTCGACGCGGACGGCCGCGCGGCCGCTGCCGGACAGGTGGACGAGGCGCGCGTCGCAGCCGTGCTCGAAGACTCCTTTTTCCGCCAGCCGCCGCCCAAGTCGCTCGACCGCAACGCCTTTCGCCGGGCGGCCGGAGAGCGGATGGGGCTGGCGGGGCTTTCGCTGGAGGACGGCGCGGCGACGCTCACGGCCCTCACGGCGGCGAGCGTCGCAGCGGTGGTCCCGTTCCTGCCCCGGCCGCCCGCCGTGTGGATCGTCGCCGGTGGTGGCGCGCGCAACCCGACGCTTCTGGCCATGCTGGCGCAACGCCTCGGCGCCGAGGTGCGCACGGCGGACAAGGTGGGGTGGTCCGGCGACGCGCTGGAGGCCCACGCCTTCGGCTATCTCGCCGCGCGTTCGCTGCGCGGGCTGCCGCTGACGTTTCCGACCACCACGGGGGTGGCGGCGCCGATGACGGGCGGCGTGCTGTTCCGGCCGTGA